The region CATGTCGAGGCTTCGTTGCATTTTGCGAGGGTTGGATTTCAAGACCTGCATGTTTCTGTTTGTGGTTGTTCCAATGGGAATCTTCTGTGTGTATTTTCATGGGTTGAAAATCTCGTATTTTCTGAGACCCCTTTGGGAGTCTCCTCCAAAGCCCTTCCATGAAATCCCTCACTATTATCATGAGAATGTGTCGATGGAGACTTTGTGCAGGCTTCATGGTTGGGGAATTCGTGAATCACCGAGACGAGTCTTTGACGCAGTTCTGTTCAGCAATGAAGTTGACATCCTCACCATTCGCTGGAAAGAGATGTATCCATATGTGACACATTTTGTGATCCTGGAATCAAACTCAACTTTTACAGGAATTCCCAAACCTTTGATTTTCGAAAACAACAGGGACAAGTTTAGGTTTGTTGATTCTCGGTTGACATATGGGGTGGTTGGAGGAAGATTTATGAAGGGTGAGAATCCTTTTGTTGAAGAGGCGTACCAAAGAGTGGCCTTGGACAGGCTTCTGAGGATAGCAGGAATAGAAGATGATGATCTCTTGATAATGTCTGATGTTGATGAGATTCCCAGTGCTCACACAATTAACCTCTTGAGGTGGTGCAATGATATCCCTTCTATTCTTCATCTCCAAATGAGGAACTACTTGTACTCTTTTGAGTTCTTTCTTGACAACCAAAGTTGGAGAGCATCGATTCACAGATACAGAACTGGCAAGACATGTTATGCACACTACAGGCAATCTGATGTGTTGTTATCAGATGCTGGCTGGCATTGCAGCTTCTGTTTTCGCCAAATAAGCGAATTCGTGTTCAAGATGAAAGCTTACAGCCACAATGACCGGGTGAGGTTCGCGCATTACTTGAACCGTGACAGGATTCAGGATGTCATATGCAAAGGGACTGACCTGTTTGACATGCTCCCTGAAGAGTATACATTTAAGGAGATTATTGGGAAGATGGGACCTATTCCCCATTCTTATTCTGCAGTTCATCTTCCATCATATCTGTTGAATAATGCAGAGAAGTACAAGTTCTTGTTGCCTGGTAACTGCAGAAGAGAAAGTGGCTGAACACATGTCAGAAAAACGAAATCTGCTGATATTTGTGTGATGTGTATAACACCAAAAGTTGCAGTGTTGAATGGCTCATCATAGCTTTGGTGTGTTCATGGTACAAGGCACCTTTATGCCAAGCAAATGCAAGCCTTTTTCTTTGGAGGGGCATTTGGAGAAACCTGTTGGGGTGTTAGAATTTGACATAGAAATTCTCAAGTGAGGAGGTTGTTGTGAGGGAAATAGTGTTACATCTTTTGGCAAGCTTTTGTAGCTTATCTTAGGATATGCCTAAACCCCCATTTGTTTTATATAGTAGGAAGACATTCCCAATCTTTTCTGATGGGAATTTTGGATTTCTTAGCCTGGGATATATATTCACATAGTTCTAACCACTTTTGTTATATGACTCATctctagttttaactatttctacagttaaattttgattgatttatgtATACTCCTATTCTGCACTGTGCTTATTTTTGtgggtttttttttaatttctgttgATAATATGCTGGAAAGTTTAAACCTGTTTGTGGTTTAGCCATAAACAGTGGAAGATAAGATGTGCTAGCTGCACTTTAGAATTGGCCATGATGATTTTATTGGGGTTGGCTCAAACCATTGGCTGTTGCAATTCTTTTTTGTCCAACTCTTGTTATGCACTCAAACTCATCCAATAATAAGGTATCAAAACCTTTTCCAGAGATTTTCTTGTGGCTAATTTTGTTCCTTTGTTCTTTTGTAAACGAGACTTAGAAATTTTGTATAGTGAGTGGACTTCATTGACTTGGCTGAACTGTGCCAATTGTTTGATAATTTTCCTTGGaaattgatgttttatttttttcatttccaaaGACTTGGAGGTACTCCTCTGAGTCCCCACCACCCAAGACTTAAGAGCAGGTATTGAGATTAAGATGGCCACTAAGTGGTGAATTTTTCAACTGTCAAATTCATTGAGTGTTTGACTCTTCAACAATACCAGAGTTTCCAAATCGTACTGCTTAAGAAAAAAAAGCCAAAAAGGGTATCATAGCCTGCATTTTGACTTGTAAATGACTCAAGAAATTAGATTGGAAAAAAACTACtaaaaaccaaaattttgacCTGTTCTTACTGAATCTAAAAAATCATGAAACTGGGTTCTGGTTAAGCTGATTGAACTGGTGGATTGAGCTGAATTTAATGAAAAGATTTGAGCTTTACATGAATAAAAGGTGTTTgagaatttgaaaaaatgtgAAGGGATGATGATGCATTTGAGCTaggtatcttttttttttccaccgTCCAAATTGATTATTAGTGGACACATAAGCATTGCAACTCTCCTATATCCATCACTATCTCAGTCTCAATCTGAATATGTTTGTATATATAATGAGCATCTAACTGTGACATAATCTTGAGTTTGGTGAATGAGTCAAGTCTTCTATTCTAGGCTACATTTTCAGTCTCTCTTCCACACAtcaatgttttttcattttttccaaCCAAATTCTATGGCAGATCAttacttttcttaaaaaatatctcaattctATTTTATGCAATTTGAGTGtttcttttagttttcaaatcataaacattttctctctttcattgAAAAATCTTATATGTTCTTGTTCACCATTCATcctgatattttaaaatttacaagttTTAGTGGAGATTTGATAAAGATAGAAGACTCTTACAAAATATTGTATAGTGGGTTTATTTGGATTTtggtgttgtgttttgtgtgaaataagtaaaatttgacttttgtgtccttgaaattttgttttggattttggtttattataattataattataattatagtagTTAAATTTTATGTGTCCAACAAAGAAAGTCAGGTGATAAGGCTTTAGatatgaaaacaaagaaatgttatttatctatcttaaaataaatattagaaataaaatagatatttaaaacttttggagaaataaaaataaataaaaatcttttacatggattaaaataaaagtttatattacaaaaactaaaaacagaaatttttagttttttaggaagaaaataaaagtgtaggaatcaaaatgaaaactcgttaatttgactaaaaaaagcatatttaagtcctttatattaattttgatgttttaatgagtaatttcttaataaaatcatttatcCAATTTAGCttacaattttcatttaaaaaatttataacattagaATTTTAAGTGGCAAATTGATAAAAACAAGCAAAAactaatcttattttattttaaaattaaaaaaaaaaaagcaaaagttTCTGAAAAAGTCTTAAAAACCAAAAGTATACGTCACGCAGATTCATTTTAGTAAGAAtagaattaaatgaaacatcttTGATTGGAAAATTTCTGTAGAGCAGACCAGATACATAGGTAGACTTCATGATTTTGTAGAAAATTTGCAGCAGATAATCACTGCAGTGCATGCTGTGACAGCTACATTTAACAGTGTCTTTTAGTGAGGAACATGGATTAGGTTGAAAAGTTATGCCCATAGAACCATCATATTCAATATGCTctataagattttatttttttcaaattataatcattattagacaatcaattataaatttcagaGATTAAAACCAAACTATCTCTGGAACTTACAAAACTAGAAACATatttaagtcatttttttttcacatgctTAAGTTATACTTAACTAATATAAAAAGatttttcatttaacttatccagaactaaaatagtttaagttaaattatttttccattctttttttttcttccattagACAGCTTAAGACAGAGACCTATACTGATGTGtaccttttaataaataaacatacCCCAATCtctttcaattccaattgattaattcaataaaaaaatgtcacaaaacAATTTTCTTCTTCAGATAGTCAAAATCTGAAGCTTCAAACACCATCAAGAATAAGccagccacatacatcacatgAGGATTTATGCAGATAACATGTGACAGTGATGATAATTTTCACATTACTGGACTAATCACTGTCCCAAGCCTCATCTGCATCTTTTGGTGTTCTCCTCTTAGGTATATCACTTTTGATCACATTACTATTTTGTTTTGTAGGGTAGTCTCCTTCAGCATCTGAAGGCCACAACCAGTTTTCTGAACCGCTAAATTCATCTATGGATTCAGAATCAACTTTGTTAACTCCATGCTTACCTCTCAAACTCTTTGGTGCACCAAAACTATTATGATATTGAGCAGAATCACCAACCTTACCCTTATGATCCTTCTTCACACCACTCTTGTTGTTTCTCATTGCTTGATGTGTAtactcatcatcatcatcatcatcactgcTACCACTGTTGTAGTTATTTTCACTGAACTTTCTCAAATGTCCTGAGTCATTATTCTCTTCATCCTCAGACTCCCACATTGCATTTTCAACATCACTGAACATGCCTTCTGACTCAGAATCTTCCATGCTCACATTACTCCTAAATTTAGCTCCAGCATGTCTATTTGAACTTCTGTTATCTCGGTGTTGTCCCATTTCAGGATTATTCTGCTTTTCTCTCTTCCTCCTACTTTCCTTGAACCTTCCTCTACTTCCCTCGGATCCATTAGAATTGCTGTCAAGATCACTAGCATCATCAGCATTATTGAAACGCCactcatcatcttcatcatcatcattgtcAAAATGAGCATTCTCTTCATCATCACTATCTATGGCATGTCGCTTGGGTTGTGTACTCTGCCAAACCCTTTGGCCTCTAGCCTCAACATCATGGTCATCATTTCTAGAAACATCTGATCTTCTGTATCTTCCACCAAATTCTTCTTTGTTCCAGTATCTAATTCTACCaaactcttctttttcttttgcctCTTCAGCTTCATACTCTTTATCTGCTGCATCCTCTATCTCAGCAATGAATCGATCTAGTTCTTCCTGATCACTATCAACACCAGGTTCTGACTCTTCCAAACCTGCAGCAGGTTCTATTATTGACTGCTTACCTTCACGGAAGACATAAGGAGTTCCTTCTTTCTTGTCAATGGCATTGAAGAATGTGGAAGCAACTCTCTGAATGCTAGCCATGGCAGCTGGATCCTCAGGATTTACTCCCATCCGTCGAAGCTGCTGTtctattttctttatgtttAGCTTCTGAGATTCAAGAGCTTGCTCAAATCTGGCCTTGAATAGAGCCTGTATGCAATGAGAAGAACAAAAACATTACCTCCTCAAATATCAACTTCTTTGAATAGTATGTAAATAGCTAGGGgcaaaaataatgatttttcaaaaacacagaagatacaaaaaaaaaagcaagcAAGTTAGAACAGTTAAGCCTAACCATAATAGCTATATTTTCATAAAAGCTGTCATGTAAGTGtaatcaataaaacaaaagcATTTCATTTGGTTAGTCATTAACAAACTATGTTCAACTTTCTTCCTTACATTCTTCtagggatttttttttctcgtaaGCAGGAGTAATTTTACCAACACAGCTACAATAAACAggcaactatatatatatatatatatatatatatatatatatatatatatatatattgcatgaTAATGAACAATATTGGCTCATAAACATCATTGATCATGATTCCGAAGGGAATCCATTACAGGTAAATAAGGAATATATAATTGCAAGCCTACCTTTCTCTTTGTAAGGGTGTTAATAGGTATCAAATTTTTGGGCTGACGATAATTTCTTCCACGGAACATAATGATTGTTTTCACATTATGAACATTTATAACAATCCCCCACTCAATCTAGCAAGCATTGAAgccatttcttttattttttccttggGGAAGTTGTCACAACAAACTTGCACAGTCTCATGAAACTTCCAATGGAGATGCATATTTTGCACAACCCCTCCAAAGACTCCACGAACACCGACTGGGACATAGTTCTTATTCCGgaatccaatt is a window of Vigna unguiculata cultivar IT97K-499-35 chromosome 4, ASM411807v1, whole genome shotgun sequence DNA encoding:
- the LOC114181063 gene encoding uncharacterized protein LOC114181063 isoform X2, coding for MSEGYYNSKKSDDICGDVCSQGTRAALGMSRLRCILRGLDFKTCMFLFVVVPMGIFCVYFHGLKISYFLRPLWESPPKPFHEIPHYYHENVSMETLCRLHGWGIRESPRRVFDAVLFSNEVDILTIRWKEMYPYVTHFVILESNSTFTGIPKPLIFENNRDKFRFVDSRLTYGVVGGRFMKGENPFVEEAYQRVALDRLLRIAGIEDDDLLIMSDVDEIPSAHTINLLRWCNDIPSILHLQMRNYLYSFEFFLDNQSWRASIHRYRTGKTCYAHYRQSDVLLSDAGWHCSFCFRQISEFVFKMKAYSHNDRVRFAHYLNRDRIQDVICKGTDLFDMLPEEYTFKEIIGKMGPIPHSYSAVHLPSYLLNNAEKYKFLLPGNCRRESG
- the LOC114181063 gene encoding uncharacterized protein LOC114181063 isoform X1, which codes for MSEGYYNSKKSDDICGDVCSQQGTRAALGMSRLRCILRGLDFKTCMFLFVVVPMGIFCVYFHGLKISYFLRPLWESPPKPFHEIPHYYHENVSMETLCRLHGWGIRESPRRVFDAVLFSNEVDILTIRWKEMYPYVTHFVILESNSTFTGIPKPLIFENNRDKFRFVDSRLTYGVVGGRFMKGENPFVEEAYQRVALDRLLRIAGIEDDDLLIMSDVDEIPSAHTINLLRWCNDIPSILHLQMRNYLYSFEFFLDNQSWRASIHRYRTGKTCYAHYRQSDVLLSDAGWHCSFCFRQISEFVFKMKAYSHNDRVRFAHYLNRDRIQDVICKGTDLFDMLPEEYTFKEIIGKMGPIPHSYSAVHLPSYLLNNAEKYKFLLPGNCRRESG
- the LOC114182563 gene encoding LOW QUALITY PROTEIN: uncharacterized protein LOC114182563 (The sequence of the model RefSeq protein was modified relative to this genomic sequence to represent the inferred CDS: inserted 1 base in 1 codon), which encodes MFGARNLQRHCFKPLSSLFQLQSNVVPLAHTPECSNIVKVEEACQRVGLNCYVKQLNLLNGSLWSRAMSTSKGRSMRSKVERRMQKESGKTLREVRRAKKLKKKLMTEEERLVYNLKRAKKKVALLLQKLKKYELPDLPTPRHDPELLTPEQLQAFKKIGFRNKNYVPVGVRGVFGGVVQNMHLHWKFHETVQVCCDNFPKEKIKEMASMLARLSGGXVINVHNVKTIIMFRGRNYRQPKNLIPINTLTKRKALFKARFEQALESQKLNIKKIEQQLRRMGVNPEDPAAMASIQRVASTFFNAIDKKEGTPYVFREGKQSIIEPAAGLEESEPGVDSDQEELDRFIAEIEDAADKEYEAEEAKEKEEFGRIRYWNKEEFGGRYRRSDVSRNDDHDVEARGQRVWQSTQPKRHAIDSDDEENAHFDNDDDEDDEWRFNNADDASDLDSNSNGSEGSRGRFKESRRKREKQNNPEMGQHRDNRSSNRHAGAKFRSNVSMEDSESEGMFSDVENAMWESEDEENNDSGHLRKFSENNYNSGSSDDDDDDEYTHQAMRNNKSGVKKDHKGKVGDSAQYHNSFGAPKSLRGKHGVNKVDSESIDEFSGSENWLWPSDAEGDYPTKQNSNVIKSDIPKRRTPKDADEAWDSD